A genomic window from Syntrophus gentianae includes:
- a CDS encoding DUF1844 domain-containing protein, protein MEEEKQEKSFVVKDKRMFSESGEQRQPEPQKPEAPPKASEEPKARPSEEKAAAEEDQLLPEVNFFNFILSLSTSVMFHFGDFPDPVSHETQKNLPAAKQTIDILSMLKDKTKGNLDNHEKSLLDEILFELKMRYVKETS, encoded by the coding sequence ATGGAAGAAGAGAAGCAGGAGAAATCTTTTGTTGTAAAAGATAAGCGGATGTTCAGCGAATCGGGGGAACAGCGTCAACCGGAGCCCCAAAAACCGGAAGCGCCCCCGAAGGCTTCAGAAGAACCGAAAGCCAGACCGTCAGAGGAGAAAGCAGCGGCAGAGGAAGACCAACTCCTGCCCGAGGTTAATTTTTTTAATTTTATCCTTTCGCTGAGCACGTCCGTCATGTTTCATTTCGGCGACTTTCCCGATCCCGTCAGTCATGAAACCCAGAAAAATCTCCCGGCGGCGAAACAAACCATTGACATCCTGTCCATGCTCAAGGATAAGACGAAAGGCAATCTTGACAATCATGAGAAATCTCTGCTGGACGAGATTCTCTTCGAACTGAAAATGAGATACGTAAAAGAAACTTCCTGA
- the htpX gene encoding zinc metalloprotease HtpX has product MNTVKTALLLGALTGLLMLIGGAIGGKNGVMIAFIVAMVMNFGSYWFSDKLVLSMYHAQEVSENQAPELYRMVRDLAMRANLPMPRVYIIPGETPNAFATGRNEQHAVVAVTEGLLRILNRDELEGVLSHELTHIKNKDMLIGSIAATLAGAIVMLANMAQWAAMFGGLGGRDSEEGQGGGGIIGMILMAVLAPIAATIIQMAISRSREYLADDGGAKISGKPYGLAGALEKLSRASEIVPMDANPSTAHMFIVNPLTGRSLMNLFSTHPPIEERIARLRSMRPV; this is encoded by the coding sequence ATGAATACAGTTAAAACGGCCCTGCTGCTGGGCGCCCTGACGGGACTTCTCATGCTCATCGGTGGAGCGATCGGAGGAAAAAATGGGGTCATGATTGCCTTTATCGTGGCCATGGTCATGAATTTCGGAAGTTACTGGTTTTCAGACAAACTGGTTCTCAGCATGTATCATGCTCAGGAAGTCTCGGAAAATCAGGCGCCGGAACTCTACCGGATGGTCCGGGACCTGGCCATGCGGGCAAACCTGCCCATGCCCCGGGTCTATATCATTCCGGGGGAAACGCCCAATGCCTTTGCCACGGGGAGGAATGAACAGCATGCCGTCGTGGCGGTCACGGAAGGCCTGCTGAGAATTCTGAATCGGGATGAACTGGAAGGCGTCCTCTCCCACGAACTGACCCACATCAAAAACAAGGACATGCTCATCGGCTCCATCGCCGCCACCCTGGCCGGCGCGATTGTCATGCTGGCCAATATGGCGCAATGGGCGGCCATGTTCGGCGGACTGGGCGGCAGGGACAGCGAGGAGGGGCAAGGAGGCGGAGGCATCATCGGAATGATCCTGATGGCGGTTCTGGCGCCTATCGCCGCAACGATCATTCAGATGGCCATTTCCCGATCACGTGAATATCTGGCTGACGACGGCGGGGCGAAAATCTCCGGAAAGCCCTATGGACTGGCCGGCGCCCTGGAAAAGCTTTCCCGCGCCTCGGAGATCGTCCCCATGGACGCCAACCCCTCGACGGCCCATATGTTTATCGTCAACCCGTTGACAGGGCGGTCCCTGATGAATCTCTTCAGCACCCATCCCCCCATTGAGGAGAGGATAGCCCGGTTGAGGAGCATGAGACCGGTTTGA